A genomic stretch from Aquila chrysaetos chrysaetos chromosome 1, bAquChr1.4, whole genome shotgun sequence includes:
- the SCD5 gene encoding stearoyl-CoA desaturase 5, which produces MAASRRAASGEAGTGQAIVWRNVVLMGLLHLGAVYALSLVPRAQLLTLLWAYFCFLMTALGVTAGAHRLWSHRSYKAKLPLRIFLAAANSMAFQNDIYEWSRDHRVHHKYSETDADPHNARRGFFFSHIGWLFMRKHRDVIEKGRKLDFTDLLDDPVVRFQRKYYKSSVVLMCFVIPTFVPWYLWGESLWNAYFLASILRYTISLNVTWLVNSAAHMYGNRPYNKYISPRQNTFVTLGAIGEGFHNYHHTFPFDYSASELGLKFNPTTWFIDFMFWLGLVTDRKQVPKEMIQSRKESTGDGSA; this is translated from the exons ATGGCCGCGTCCCGGCGGGCGGCGAGCGGCGAGGCGGGCACCGGGCAGGCCATCGTCTGGCGCAACGTGGTGCTGATGGGGCTGCTGCACCTGGGCGCCGTCTACGCGCTCAGCCTGGTGCCGCGAGCGCAGCTCCTCACGCTCCTCTGGG catatttctgtttcctgatgACAGCCCTGGGTGTGACGGCTGGTGCGCATCGCCTGTGGAGCCACCGTTCCTACAAAGCCAAGCTGCCTTTGCGGATTTTTCTGGCTGCAGCTAACTCCATGGCTTTCCAG AACGACATCTACGAGTGGAGCCGAGACCACCGTGTGCACCACAAGTACTCGGAGACAGATGCGGACCCGCACAATGCCCGCCGTGGCTTCTTCTTCTCCCACATTGGCTGGCTGTTCATGCGCAAGCACCGGGACGTCATAgagaaggggaggaaactggATTTCACTGACCTGCTGGATGACCCTGTTGTCAGGTTCCAAAGAAA GTATTACAAGAGTTCAGTTGTGCTGATGTGTTTTGTGATTCCTACCTTTGTGCCGTGGTACCTCTGGGGCGAGAGTCTGTGGAACGCCTACTTCCTTGCCTCCATCCTCCGGTACACCATCTCCCTCAATGTCACCTGGCTGGTCAACAGCGCTGCTCACATGTACGGCAACCGCCCTTATAACAAGTACATCAGCCCCAGGCAGAACACCTTTGTCACTCTGGGAGCCATTG GTGAGGGTTTCCACAACTACCACCACACCTTCCCATTTGACTACTCAGCCAGCGAGCTGGGCCTGAAGTTCAACCCCACCACCTGGTTCATTGACTTCATGTTCTGGTTGGGGTTGGTCACTGACCGCAAGCAGGTTCCGAAGGAGATGATCCAGTCTCGCAAGGAAAGTACTGGAGATGGCAGTGCTTGA